The genomic region CGGGCGGAGGCTCCACGATGACCGCCGCGCTGGATGCACGGGTCGTCCTCGAGCGGGGCGGGTTCGCCCTCGACGCCGACATCGCGGTACCCGCGGGCGAGACGCTCGCGGTGATGGGCCCGAGCGGCGCCGGCAAGTCGACGCTGCTGGCGGTGCTCGCCGGGCTCGTCCCCTCGCGAGAGGGGCACGTGCGCGTGGGGGAGCGGACGCTGGACTCCTCCGCCCGGCCGCGCGTGCGCACGCCGCCGTCGCGGCGCGGCATCGTGCTGCTCGGCCAGGACGCGCGGCTCTTCCCGCATCTGAGCGTGCGCGAGAACATCGTCTTCGGACCGCGCGCCCACGGCATCCCGCGCGATCAGGCCGAGCGCGACGCCGACGATTGGCTGTTCCGCGTCGGGCTGGCGGGGGTCGGCTCCCGCAGGCCGGCGCAGCTCTCGGGCGGCCAGCAGCAGCGCGTCGCGCTCGCCCGCGCGCTGGCGACCGAGCCTGCCGTCCTGCTGCTGGACGAACCGCTCACGTCGCTCGACATCGACACCGCGGCCGACATCCGCGCGCTGCTGGCCTCGCAGCTGGCGGCGACCCGCACGACGGCGGTGGTGGCAACGCACGACGCCGTCGACGCCGTCGCCCTCGCCTCCCGCCTCGCGGTGCTCGAGAACGGCACGGTCACGCAGGCGGGCCCCGTGCGCACCGTCCTCGCCGAACCCGCGACGCCGTTCGCGGCCGCGGTCGCCGGGGTCAATCGCGTCGAGGGGGTCGTGCGCGGCGGCGGCCTCGAGACGCGGCGCGTGTCCATCCCGGTCACCGCCGAGGCGGCATCCGCTCTGGACGGCCGCGCGGCGGCTGCCGTGTTCGGCCCGTCGTCCGTCGTGCTCGAGCGCGTCGAGGCCGATTCGTGGACCGCCGCGCTGCGGCTCGCGCCCGCGCCCGGCGAGTGGCTCGCGCGGGTGTCGCGACTGGAGCCGACGCCGGCGGGCGTGCGCATCCGCACCGGCGAGCCGGACGTCGCCGCCGACCTGCCTGCCGACCGCGCCGCCGCCCTCGGGCTCGTCCCCGGGTCTCCCGTGCGGCTGCGGGTCGACCCGGCCGCCGTCCGGCTGGTCCCGCGGCCGTAGACTCGGCCGGTGCCGCACATCCGACCGTTCCGTCCGGGCGACGAGTCCGCCCTCGTCGAGATCTGCCTGAAGACGGCGGATGCCGGGGGCGACGCGACCGGCGTGTTCGAGGACGACGACGTGTGGGCCGCGGTGTTCGTGCTGCCCTACGTCGCGCGGCATCCGGAGTTCGCGTTCGTCGTCGAGACCGATGACGGCCGTGTCGTCGGCTACGCCGTCGGCGCCCCGGACACGCATGCGTTCGAGGACTGGTTCGCCGCCGAGTGGTGGCCCAGGTTCGCCGGGCGCTGGCCGCGGCCGGAGTCCGAGCGCACGCGGCAGGACGGCACGCTCATCTACGCCTCCTCGCGTCGCGCGGGAGCCGAGCCGTACGGCGACACGTACCCCGCGCACCTGCACATCGACCTGCTCCCCGAGCTTCAGGGTCAGGGGTGGGGCAGGCGGCTCATCGACACGCTCGCCGACGCCCTCCGCGCGGCCGGCGTGACGGGACTGCACCTGGTCGCCGACGCCGGCAACACCGGAGCCCTGGCCTTCTACGAGCGCATCGGCTTCACACCGCTGCCCTCCCACGAGGGCGTGCAGGCTTTCGGGCGGATGCTGTGAGCCGCGCCCCCGGCCCGGTCGGCGTCTAGCCCGCGGCGCGCCGCGCCCGTTCGGCGGCGCTGCGACCAGACGCCGCAGGCTCCTCCGCGCGCATCAGCTCCGCGATCCGCTCGCCGACGAGAACGGCCGACGCGAACGGCCCGCGCGAGGGCACGCGCGGCAGGATCGAGGTGTCGGCGACGCGCAGCCCCGCCACACCGTGGACGCGCCCGTGCGCGTCGACGACCGATCCCATCGGCGCCGTGCCGCACATGTGGATCGCCGTGCCGAGGTGCTCGCGCATCCACCGGTCCAGTCGCGCGTCGTCGCCGAGGACATCGTCGTCCAGTTCGGTCAGCTCGGCGAAGAGCCCCGAGAACGCACGTGTCCGCAGCAGTGCGACGGCGGTGCGGATGCCGACGCGCATGCGCTCCCGGTCGCCGGCGTCGTCGAGGTAGTGGTAGTCGATGCGCGGCGGATGCAGGGGGTCGGCCGACGTGAGGGTGATGGTCCCGCGGCCGGCCGGAACCTGCAGCCCGACGATGAGCTGCAGATCGTGGAAGTGGCGGATCTGCTCGGCCATGCGGCGGGCAGACGACCCGAGCAGCGAGCGGAGCGTGCGGATCGGATGCCGCAGGGCATGCCCGAAGCCGGCCGCCATCGGGTGGGTCGATCCGGTGAGCAGATACCCCAGCGGCTTGACCGACAGCAGCACCTCGAGGTCGCCGTCGGGGGTGCCGCCGACGCCGGAGTCGAGGTTCAGGGCGGTGGGGAACGCGAAGTCCTCGCGCGGATCGAACACCGGCCGACGCGATCGCCAGCCCACGGCGATGTCGGGGTGGTCGCTGAACGCCGCGCCCACGGGGAGGTCGGCGACGACGTCGATGCCGAGCGGCTCGAGCTGCTCGCGCGGGCCGATCCCGCTCGTCAGCAGCAGGTGAGCCGAGCCGATCGCCCCGGCCGACAGCACCACCTCGTCGGCGTCGATCACGCCGTCGGTCGTCTGCACGCCGACGGCGCGTCCGTCCTCGATGAGCACACGGGTCACCCGGACGTCGCCGCGCACCTCGAGCCGGCCGCGAGCGACGTCGTCGAGGTAGGCGAGCGCCGTGCTGATGCGGCATCCGTCCACGACGTTCGACGGCACCGGCCCCACGCCCGGCGCCGCGGTGCCGTTCTTGTCCGGCTCGGCGGGGTAGCCGAGCTCGGCCGCGGCCGCGGTGAACGCCCGCGCGGCCCGCCCGGTCTGCGGCGGCCGGCTGATGGGCATCGGGCCGTCGGCGCCGTGCTCTGGCGTGCCCGGGCGGTCGGCATCCGTCTCCATCGCCCGCATCGCGGGAAGCAGGGCCTGGTACGACCACTCCGGTCCCGCGTCGGCCGCCCAGGCGGCGGTGTCGGCCGGCCGCGGCCTGATGAAGTACGCGCCGTTGAGGGCGCTGGATCCGCCGAGGATGCGTCCGCGGGCGATCATGTACGGCAGGTCGGGGGTGAGGTTGCCCGGGTAGGCCCAGTTCGCCGGATGCCCGGGCATGGCGCCCTGCACGGTCGAGGCGTCGAGCAGCTCCGGCGGCGTCGGCGCGTCGGTCTCCCCGGCCTCGAGCAGGATCACCTCGCGATCGGGGTCTTCGCTGAGGCGGACAGCGAGCGGGATGCCGGAGCCGCCCGCTCCGACGACGAGGGTTCGGGTCACACTCGATCCTCTCCACCGGCGGCGATCGCGCTCGCCCCGGTTCCCACCCAGGAGAAGGCGGCGTCGAGAAGGCGCAGCAGGTCGGCGTCGTCGTGGGCGAGCCACTGCTCGTACGCGGCGATGCACACGCCCAGGCACGCCCACGCCGCGGCCTGCGGTTCGAGGTCGTCGGGGGAGCGGCCCATGCGTGCGGCCGCGAACTCCGCCACGACCTGCCGCCACTCCGCATAGCGCAGCGTCGAATGGGCCAGAAGCGCCGGAACCGTCAGCAGCAGGCGCATGCGCTCGCGGTGAAGCGAGCGCTCGGCGGGCGGGAAGGTGTTGAAAGTCAGGACCGCCTCGCGCAGCGCGTCGGCCATCGGCAGGTCAGCCGGCATGCCCCCCAGATGCGCGCGCATGGCCGCGAGCATGCCGTCGAAGTCGCCCCAGGGCAGATCGTTCTTGGACGGGTAGTAGCGGAAAAGCGTGCGGCGCGACACCCCCGCCGCCGCGGCGACGTCGTCCATCGTGGTGTCGTCGAACCCGCGCGAGACGAACAGCTCGAGCGCGACGTGGCTGAGATGCCCGTGGGTCGTCGCCCGGGCGCGACCGGGTGGCCGCGAGGGCATGGCGTCGTCGCCCATGCCGAAACCTCCCTCGTCTTCCGTGACGCCGAAGGCCTGCTTCCGATCAGGCACTGAGTGTCACTATTATCCCGACAAGCGCGGTGAGCGCCAAGGAAGCCGATCACGCAAAGGAGCATGTGATGACCCCGGAAGAGAACACCACGGATGTCGAGGCTGTTGCCGAGGACGCGCTCGTCGAGGAGGTCTCCATCGACGGCATGTGCGGCGTGTACTGATCGTGCTGGATGCCGATGCCGCGTGGCGGCTGCATCCTCAGGTGTCGGTGCGGCCTGAGCCGTTCGGTGCGCTGCTGTATCACTTCGGGACGCGGAAGCTGTCGTTCCTGAAGGACCGCACGCTGCTGGCGGTGGTGGAGGGCCTCGCGGATGCGCCCTCCGCGCGGGTGGCGATGGAGGTGGCGGGGGTGCCGGCGGCGTCCCGTGACATGTACGTGTCGGCGCTGTCGACGCTGGCGGATTCGACGATGATTCAGGAGCGTGCGGCATGACGATGGAACTGATGGCCGAGCAGGACGCACCGGTGAAGCCGCTGCGGCTGGTGGACCACTTCGAGTCGGGGCTGGATGCGCCGATCTGCCTGACGTGGGAGCTGACGTACGCGTGCAACCTGTCGTGCGTGCACTGTCTGTCGTCGTCGGGCCGGCGGGACCCGCGGGAGCTGTCGACCGATGAGGCGAAGGCCGTGATCGACGAGCTCGAGCGGATGCAGGTGTTCTACGTGAACATCGGCGGCGGCGAGCCGACGGTGCGTTCGGATTTCTGGGAGCTGCTGGACTACGCCACCGCCCACCATGTGGGGGTCAAGTTCTCCACCAACGGGGTGAAGATCACCCCGGAGCGGGCCGGACAGCTGGCCGCGAACGACTACGTGGACGTGCAGATCTCGCTGGACGGCGCGACCGCCGAGGTCAACGACGCCATCCGCGGCGGCCGGTCCTACGACACCGCGATCCGGGCGATGGCGAACCTGCGCGATGCCGGCATGAAGAACTTCAAGCTGTCGGTGGTGTGCACCCGCACCAACATCTCGCAGCTGGACGAGTTCAAGGCGCTCGCCGATGAGTACGGTGCGCAGCTGCGGCTGACCCGGCTGCGCCCGTCGGGGCGCGGCGCGGACGTGTGGGACGAGCTGCACCCGCTCCCCGAGCAGCAGAAGGAGCTGTACGACTGGCTCGTCGCGCACGGCGACCAGGTGCTCACGGGGGACTCGTTCTTCCACCTGTCCGCGTACGGGCAGGCCCTGCCGGGCCTGAACCTGTGCGGCGCGGGACGGGTGGTGTGCCTGATCGACCCGGTCGGGGACGTGTACGCGTGCCCGTTCGCGATCCACGACGAGTTCCTCGCCGGGAACGTCCGCGACACCGGCGGGTTCGCGTCGGTGTGGCGGGACTCCGACCTGTTCACCCGGCTGCGGCAGCCGCAGTCCGGCGGCGCCTGCTCGTCGTGCCCGTTCTACGACACGTGCAAGGGCGGATGCATGGCCGCGAAGTTCTTCACCGGACTCCCCCTGGACGGCCCCGACCCCGAGTGCGTGCAGGGCTACGGCGAGCAGATGCTCAAAGACAAGGACAAGCTCACCCCGCCCAAGCCCATGGGCGACCACTCCCACCGCACGACGCCACCCGTGAGATCCGGCCCACCCGTCCGCTCCGGCATGGGCCCGGTCACGGTCACCATCTCGCGCAAGAAGCAGCCGGCCCACCAGCCCGTCCACGCGTGCGCCGAAGACCCCCTCACCGGATTCGCCCCGCCCGCGGGCTGAGAGGTGGGGGAGACGGCGCCCGGGGCGCTCGGCGGACGCACGTGGCCGTCCGCCGGGCGCCCCGTGCTGCTCGTGCCCGTCGGTTCGCTCGAGCAGCACGGACCGCACCTGCCGCTGGACACCGACACCGTCATCGCCGTCGCCGTCGCCGAGGATCTCGCGGAGCGCATGCGCGCGGCGGGCGATGACGCCGTCGTGGCGCCCGCGATCGCGATCGGGGCGAGCGGCGAGCACCAGGGGTTCGCGGGCACGCTCTCGATCGGCAGCGCGGCGCTCGAGACGGTCGTGCTCGAGCTGTGCCGGTCGGCGACGCTGTGGCTTGATCGCATCGTCTTCGTCAACGGCCACGGCGGCAATGTCGCGGCGCTGTCGGCGGCGGTGCCCCTCGCGCGCTCCGAGGCGCGGGACGCCGCGTGGCTCCCATGCGCGCCGGCGGGCCCGGTGCCGGCGGGCGACGCGCACGCGGGCTTCGTCGAGACGGCGATCATGCTGCACCTGCATCCCGGCCGCGTGCGGAACGACCTCGTGGAGCCCGGTGCGACCGCGCCGCTCGCCGAGCTCATGCCGGCGATGCGCGCCGGCGGCGTCGTGGCGGTGTCGCCCAACGGCATCCTGGGCGATCCGACGGGCGCCACAGCCGCCGACGGCGAGCGGCTGCTGCGCGGGATGTGCGACCGGGCGTGGGCGCTCCTGCGGGACGGCGTGGTGGGCTCAGGCGGCCGGCTGGTCGCCGTCTCGGCGGACTGAGCCCGAATCACCGCGGGCGCGGCCGGTGCCGCGCGCGTCGGCCGACGTGCGGATGATCGCCGGCCGGAGCGCTCCGACGCTGCGCCCGCGCCACGCGCTCGTCCACACGCCGGCCCCGTAGGCGAGGTCGTCCAGGCGCCGGGCGACGGCGAAGCGCAGCGGGTCCAGCCGCGGCCGCAGGCGCGCGTACTCCACGGCGGCGTCGACGACGGCCGCGATCGCGACCAGGCGCCGGGCGCGACGCGAGAACAGCGCGGCAGCGGCGGCCGCCGGCCACCAGTGCCGCACGAGGAGCGCCATCCCCTGTCCGCCGGCGGCCACGAGGCTCGTGCCGGTGAGCTCGGTCGCGAGGCGCCACGGATGCTCGACGTTGCGCAGACGCCGCGCGACCTGCACGAGCGCGCCGGCGCTGACGGCGATCGCCGCGACGATCGACCAGCGGCGCTGGATCGCGACGAGGGCGAGCACGGCGGCGCCCCAGGGCGGGAGGACGGCCGGGGCGATGTCCTTCGGGTGCCGCGTCGCGAGCGGCTGTGCTCCGGTGCCGTAGAAGAACTTGCGGGCGAGCCACGCGCGGGCGGTCTCGCGCGGTTCGTGCCGCACGACGGCGGACGGTTCGAACCGCACGCGCCTCCCCGCCTCGACGAGGCGCCACACCAGATCCACGTCCTCGCCGACGCGCATGGACGCGTCGAACCCGCCGTCGAGGTCCGCCACGCGTCCGACCAGGCAGGTGCTCGACACCCACGTGACGGGGCTCCGCGGCCGCACGAGGGCCGCGTCGGCGCCGAGGTCGAGGGACGACCGGGAATCCTCGTACCGGGCGACCCACGAGGGGTTCGCCACGGTCGTGGAGAGCACGCGCGGTGCGGCCAGGGACAGACGCGGATCGGCGAAGTGGCGCAGCAGCAGGCCGATGGCGCCGGGTTCGACCGTCACGTCCGAGTCGATGAAGGCGACGAACGGCGTCTCGACGCGCGCGAGCCCCGCGTTGCGGGCCACGGCGGGGCCGCCGTTGACGTCGAGCCGCAGCAGCTCGGCGCCGGCTCGGCGGACGGCGAATGCGATCTCGGCCGCGGCGTCGCTGGCGTCGTCGACGACGATGACGCGTGCGATCCCGGTGGGCAGGCTCGCCAGAAGGCGCGACAGCGGCTGAGCGCGCTCCTTCACGGGGATCACGACCGTGACCTGGTCCAGGGCGATCTCGGGGAGCGTGCCGGCGACCGGGTTGCCGAGCCCCGTCTCGAGCAGGTGCTCGGCGAGCCGGCGCGTCGTGGCGTCGGCGATCGTCAGGTCGCGCCCACGGAACGCCGCCGCACCCCGCGCCGACAGCCGCGCGACGCGCGTGGGGGAGCCCCCGACAAGCACGCGCCCGTCCTCGAGCATGCGCGTTCGCCGGGCGAGGCGCACGGTGAAGCCCGGCGGCAGCGACCGCCCAGACGCCGACGCGTCGGTCACGCCCGCCCGGCTCCCATCTCGAGTCCCTCCAGCGAATCGGGCACGGTGGTCGGGTCCGCGCCGAACTCCCGGGTGAAGTCGCTCGGAATCCACAGGTCCTCGCGCGACAGGTCGTGCACCGAGGAGTGGCCGAGCCCCAGCACGGCCGAGTCCAGTCCGCCGCGGAGGAGGTCGAGCACGTTCTCGACGCCCGTCTGCCCGTTCGCCGCCAGACCCCACAGGTATGCGCGTCCGATGAGCACGGCGCGCGCGCCGAGCGCGAGCGCCTTGGCCACGTCGCCGCCACGGCGGATGCCGCCGTCGAGCAGCACCTCGATCTCGTCGCCGACGGCATCGGCGATCCCCGGCAGCATGCGGATCGCCGCCGGCGTGGAGTCGAGGTTGTTGCCGCCATGGTTCGACACCGAGATGGCGGTCACGCCGGCGTCCACGGCACGGCGGGCGTCGTCGAGCCGCGAGACGCCCTTGAGCAGGAAGGGCCCGTCCCACTGCTCCCGCAGCCAGGCGACGTCCTCCCATGTGGGAAGCGGTGTTCCCATCCACTCGCCGTACGCCCCGAAGAACGTCGGCGCCTGCTCTCCCGGTGCGGCGAGGTTCGGCGTGGACAGATCCGGCACGCGGCCGGTCTTGACGAAGTCCCACAGCCAACCAGGGCGCCGCAGCGCCTGCGGCGCGAAGCGCATGGCCGCGCCCAGCGTCAGCCGCTCGGGGATCCAGGGGCTCCCCCAGTCGCGACCGCTCGAGAACGTCCAGTCGAGGGTGGCGATGATGCCCTTCGCGCCCGCGGCCCGTGCCCGCTCGAGGCGCTGCAGCATCCTGTCGCGCGAGCCCATCCAGTACGCCTGGTAGAACGTGGGCGCGCCGGTCGCGGTGACCTCTTCTATCGGCTTGCTCGCGAACGAGCTCAGCCCCATGATCGTGCCGCGCGCGGCGGCGGCGCGGGCGACGGCCACCTCGCCCTCGGGGTGCACCGCCTGCACTCCCGTGGGCGAGATGATCACCGGCAGCGAGACGTCGATGCCCATGACGGTGGTCGACAGATCGCGCTGGCCCGACATGCCCGCCACGTGCGGCGCCCACCCGAGCTGCGCGAACGCCGCCAGATTGTCCTCGTACGTCACACCGCGCTCGGAGCCTGCCAGCAGTGCGCCGTACACGCTCGCCGGCAGCCTCTTCTTCGCTCGGCGCTGGGCCTCCGCCACCGTCTCGAACCAGCCGTTGCTCACCGGGATCGACCTCCTCGTCGCCTCAGTTCATCGTCGAGGACGACGGTAGTGGCACCCGGTGCCACAGACAATGCGGTCTTTCGCCCGGCGGCAGACCTCAGGCGGCCGACGGCGGGCGACCGGCCGCGGACGGAGCGCCGAGACCCCGCGAGATCGCGCGCGCGGTCGCCGACAGCGCGGGCAGGACGGCGTGCGGCGAGACGTGCGGCGCCTTGATGGTGACCCCGACCGCGGCGATGAGACGGTCGCGCGGACCGCGCACGGGCACCGCGACGGCGCTGGCGTCGGTCGTGATGGAGTCCTTCACGAAGGCGACCCCTGTTCGGCGGACCTCGGCGAGCATGCGACGCAGCTCCTCGGGATCGGTCACCGTGCTCGGCGTGAAGCGCTGCAGGGGACTGGCGAGCACCTCGTCGCGGAACTCCGCCGGCGCGAACGCCAGCAGGATCAGGCCGGTGCCGGTGGCGTGGAGCGGCCAGCGGCCGCCGAGGCGGCTGAGCACGCGTGCGCCGTTGCGGGCGCGCAGCGATTCGACGTAGACCACGTCGTGCCCGTCGCGGACGGCGAGGTGCACATTCGCGTCGGTCGCCGCCTGCAGGTCGCCGAGGAACGGCAGAGCGACGTCACGCAGCCGCAGTCCCTGGGGCTCGAGCGAGCCGAGCTCGAGGATCCGCATGCCGATCGCGTAGCGGCCGTCGGAGGACCGCTCGAGCGCTCCCCAGTCCCGCAGCTCGCCGACCAGCCGGTGGGTGGTGCTCAGGCTCAGGCCGACGCGTCGGCTGATCTCGCTGAGCGTCAGCATCAGGTGATCCTGATCGAAGGCCTCCAGCACAGCCAGTACGCGCTGGGCGGCGGTCATCCGTTCGGTGGTGGGCATTTCGCTGATGGTCATCGTCGACCGGCCTCCTGGGGGATGGGCATCCGGACCCCTATGTCCGTAGGCAAACAATACCTTTCCTTCCGTGGACCGAAAGGGGCGAGTTCTGCCAATCCGCTCCGAACCGCGGAATCACGCCGTTCTCGCCCTTCCGCCTGACGGAAGCCGTGTGCCGCTTTCCGTCCGGCGGAATGCGGATGCCGTCCGGACGACCCCGACGCCTAGCATCGACCCACCGGCGCCCGAGCCCCGGCGCGAGGAAGGACACACCCGAATGAGCATCGACCAGGCCCAGCTGCAGGGACTCCGCCAGAGCCTCGAAGCGGACGACTACCACCTGACCGTCGACGTGGAAGGCGAAGCCGCGGTCGCGACGATCATCGCCGGCCCCGATGCGTGCGCCGAGTGCCTGGTCCCCAAGCGCCTCATGAAGATGATGCTCGCGCCGATGATCGGCGTCGATGCCGAGCGCATCGAGCTCAGCTACCCGGTCGACGTGCACAGCGGCGACGAGGCGCCCGCCTGATCCCGCCCGGTGACCTGAACGCTCCGCCCCTCGCCGCACTCCGGCGGGGGGCGGTCGGCTGTGCGGAGCGGCCGAGGCCACGCCCGCTCTCGTGATCGGCCCACGCCCGCTCCCGTGCGCGGGCGCGCGCCGACAGGCGCGCCGGACGACATCCCCCGATGCCCTCCGGCGCGCCGGACCTGCGGCAGCGCTCGCGATCAGGTCGCCGTGACGGACGCCGGAGCGTGCGGCGGCGCGAGACGGTGCTCCTCGTCGTAGACCGGTGACGACAGCAGGAACGGGATCGCGCGCGCCCGCTCCTCGTCGACCGGCTCGTCGGGGAACGCGTCCTCGATCGTGCGATGACGGTCGACGACCCCGGCCTTGAACTCGGCGTGCGTGAGGATGAACATGTCCCCGCGGCGCAGACCCTCGAGGACCCGCTCGCCGGCCTCCTCGGCGGACTGGTACGGCTGCTGCTTGGCGAACTCGGCGAACGCCGGGTCGGGCGCGGCGTAGCCGGACTCGCCGTACTTCTCCGGCCGTGCCGCGACGGCGGTGGCGATGTTGCTGTGCACGGGGCCGGGGCAGTACGCCGACACTCCGATGCGCTCGTCGAGGAGCTCGATGTGCAGCGCCTCCGAGAGCGCCACGACCGCGGCCTTGGTCATCGAGTACAGGCCGGCCACGATCGGCATCAGCGCGGCCATCGACGACGTGTTGATGATGTGCCCGCCCTCGCCGTGGCTGCGGATCTTGGGCAGGAACGCCTGGATGCCGTTGCCGACGCCCTTGATGTTGACGTCGATGACCCAGTCCCAGTCCTCCGGCACGGCATCGGCGACGGGTCCGGTCAGGCCGATGCCGGCGTTGTTGACCAGCACGTCCACGCGGCCGTAGCGTCGCTCGATGTCGTCGGCGGCCGCGCGCATCGCGCCCAGGTCGGTGACGTCGACCCGCATCGCGTGCACGTCGAGCCCCTGCTCGGCGAACAGCGCCGTCGTCTCGTCCAGATGCTCCTGCCGGCGTCCCGTGACGACGACCCGCATGCCGGCGCGCGCGAACGCCAGGGCGATGCCGCGGCCGATCCCGCTGGATCCGCCGGTGACGACGGCGACCTTATCGATCACGTCCTGCATTGGTGTGCTCTCCTTCGCGTTCCGCATCCGTGTCCTGCCGTTCCAGCCCGAACAGCCGCACGGCGTTGTCCTTGAGGATCAGGGGTCGCACCTCGGGCTTGATGTCGAGCTGGTCGAAATCGCGCAGCCACCGGTCGGGGGTGATGACGGGGAAGTCCGACCCGAACAGCACCTTGTGCTTGAGGATCGTGTTGGCGTACTGCACGAGCTGCGGCGGGAAGTACTTCGGCGACCATCCCGAGAGGTCGATGTGAACCCGTGGCTTGTGGGTCGCCACCGACAGCGCCTCGTCCTGCCAGGGGAAGGACGGGTGCGCGATGATGATGTCCATGCCGGGGAAATCGGCGGCGACGTCGTCGAGATGCAGCGGATTGGCGTACTTCAGTCGGATGCCGCCGCCGCCGGGCTGTCCCGCGCCGACGCCGGTCTGGCCCGAGTGGAACAGCGCGATGAGCTCGTGCTCCTCGATCAGCTCGTAGAAGGGGTACACGTCGCGGTCGTTCGGGTAGAACGCCTGCACGCTGGGGTGGAACTTGAAGCCGCGCACCCCGTACTCGAGGATCAGGCTGCGCGCGAGGTCGAGGCCGGCGCGGCCGCGCCGCGGGTCGATGCTCGCGAACGGGATGAGGACGTCGCTGTGCTCGGCGGCGAGCTGCGCGATCTCGAAGTTCGACGGCTCGGGCTCGACGCCCGACTGCGAGATGCTGTCGACCGTGAAGACGACGGCGGCCATGGAGCGCTCGCGATAGTAGTCGGCCAGCTCGGGCACCGTGTACGTGGGCATCGTCCCGACGCCGAAGTACTCGCCCATGGCCTCGGCGCCGAGGTGCTGCTGGTCGACGCGGTCCACGGAACGGTGCGCGTGGGTGTGCACGTCGATCGCGACGATGCGGTCGGGGTCGATCCGCGAGAGGCGGGCCGCGTTCACGATGCGAGGTCTTCCGTGTACGCCGCGGCGGTGCGCGCCCTCACGTCGTCGGGCGTGACGCCCGGAGCGCACTCGGTGAGGACCAGTCCGCCGTCCCGGACGTGGAACACCGCCAGGTCGGTGTACACGCGGGTGACGACGGCGCTGCCGGTGAGCGGGAACGTGCACTCCTCGACGAGCTTCGGACGCCCCGCGCGGTCGACGTGCTCCATGCACACCCACACCTGCTCGGTGCCGGCGACGAGATCCATCGCGCCGCCGACGGCGGGGTTGCGGCCGGGCACATACCAGTTCGCCAGGTCACCCCGTTCCGAGACCTGCAGCGCGCCCAGGATCGTGACGTCGAGATGCCCGCCCCGGATGATCGCGAACGAGGTCGCCGAGTCGACGATCGCGGCGCCGTCGATGAGGCTCGCCGGGCGCTTCCCGGCATCCGTCAGATCGGGATCCTCGTTGCCCTCGCCCGGGTGCGGGCCCATCCCGAGGACGCCGTTCTCGGACTGCAGGAACACCTCCCGCGCCTCGGGGATGTACAGCGGCACCGACAGCGGGATGCCGACGCCGAGGTTCACGGTGTAGCCGTCTTCGAGATCGGCCGCCACGCGCGCGGCGACCTCTTCCCGGGTGAGTCCGGCCATAACCGGGCGGGACGTGTCGGCGACGGTCATGCGGCACCCTCCTTCGTCGCGGCGTCCGCGGCGGCGGGGATCGGCGCCGCGGTCATGCCGATGTGGTCGATGAAGACGCCCGGCAGGTGGATGTCGTCGGCTCCGAGCCGTCCCACCTCGACGAGCTGCTCC from Microbacter sp. GSS18 harbors:
- the mftF gene encoding mycofactocin biosynthesis glycosyltransferase MftF (Members of this protein family, MftF, are glycosyltransferases, members of PF00535 (glycosyl transferase family 2). The encoding gene is found as part of the mycofactocin cassette, in Mycobacterium tuberculosis, many other Actinobacteria, and occasional members of other lineages. Mycofactocin itself, a putative redox carrier, is a heavily modified derivative of the C-terminal Val-Tyr dipeptide of the mycofactocin precursor MftA (TIGR03969).), whose product is MTDASASGRSLPPGFTVRLARRTRMLEDGRVLVGGSPTRVARLSARGAAAFRGRDLTIADATTRRLAEHLLETGLGNPVAGTLPEIALDQVTVVIPVKERAQPLSRLLASLPTGIARVIVVDDASDAAAEIAFAVRRAGAELLRLDVNGGPAVARNAGLARVETPFVAFIDSDVTVEPGAIGLLLRHFADPRLSLAAPRVLSTTVANPSWVARYEDSRSSLDLGADAALVRPRSPVTWVSSTCLVGRVADLDGGFDASMRVGEDVDLVWRLVEAGRRVRFEPSAVVRHEPRETARAWLARKFFYGTGAQPLATRHPKDIAPAVLPPWGAAVLALVAIQRRWSIVAAIAVSAGALVQVARRLRNVEHPWRLATELTGTSLVAAGGQGMALLVRHWWPAAAAAALFSRRARRLVAIAAVVDAAVEYARLRPRLDPLRFAVARRLDDLAYGAGVWTSAWRGRSVGALRPAIIRTSADARGTGRARGDSGSVRRDGDQPAA
- the mftB gene encoding mycofactocin biosynthesis chaperone MftB (MftB, a small protein, is a peptide chaperone that assists the radical SAM enzyme MftC in performing two modifications to the C-terminal Val-Tyr dipeptide of the mycofactocin precursor peptide, MftA. MftB's role is analogous to the role of PqqD in the biosynthesis of PQQ, a cofactor that derives entirely from a Tyr and a Glu in the precursor PqqA.), whose amino-acid sequence is MLDADAAWRLHPQVSVRPEPFGALLYHFGTRKLSFLKDRTLLAVVEGLADAPSARVAMEVAGVPAASRDMYVSALSTLADSTMIQERAA
- the mftC gene encoding mycofactocin radical SAM maturase (MftC is a radical SAM/SPASM enzyme that catalyzes the first two steps in biosynthesis of the electron carrier mycofactocin from the terminal Val-Tyr dipeptide of the precursor peptide MftA.) — protein: MTMELMAEQDAPVKPLRLVDHFESGLDAPICLTWELTYACNLSCVHCLSSSGRRDPRELSTDEAKAVIDELERMQVFYVNIGGGEPTVRSDFWELLDYATAHHVGVKFSTNGVKITPERAGQLAANDYVDVQISLDGATAEVNDAIRGGRSYDTAIRAMANLRDAGMKNFKLSVVCTRTNISQLDEFKALADEYGAQLRLTRLRPSGRGADVWDELHPLPEQQKELYDWLVAHGDQVLTGDSFFHLSAYGQALPGLNLCGAGRVVCLIDPVGDVYACPFAIHDEFLAGNVRDTGGFASVWRDSDLFTRLRQPQSGGACSSCPFYDTCKGGCMAAKFFTGLPLDGPDPECVQGYGEQMLKDKDKLTPPKPMGDHSHRTTPPVRSGPPVRSGMGPVTVTISRKKQPAHQPVHACAEDPLTGFAPPAG
- the mftE gene encoding mycofactocin biosynthesis peptidyl-dipeptidase MftE translates to MGETAPGALGGRTWPSAGRPVLLVPVGSLEQHGPHLPLDTDTVIAVAVAEDLAERMRAAGDDAVVAPAIAIGASGEHQGFAGTLSIGSAALETVVLELCRSATLWLDRIVFVNGHGGNVAALSAAVPLARSEARDAAWLPCAPAGPVPAGDAHAGFVETAIMLHLHPGRVRNDLVEPGATAPLAELMPAMRAGGVVAVSPNGILGDPTGATAADGERLLRGMCDRAWALLRDGVVGSGGRLVAVSAD